One part of the Marinobacterium rhizophilum genome encodes these proteins:
- the ubiE gene encoding bifunctional demethylmenaquinone methyltransferase/2-methoxy-6-polyprenyl-1,4-benzoquinol methylase UbiE translates to MSDHKQDNTTDFGYQQVPVEDKAKRVADVFHSVATKYDIMNDLMSGGVHRLWKRLTIEQSGVRAGHRVLDIAGGTGDLTLRFSRLVGAQGKVVLADINDSMLKVGRDKLLDRGAAGNIEFVQANAEALPFPDNYFDVITIAFGLRNVTDKDAALRSMARVLKPGGKVMVLEFSKTDNPALTKLYDFYSFNILPKMGQAIAGDAESYRYLAESIRMHPDQETLKGMMEAAGLVQCKYQNMTGGVVALHTGIKP, encoded by the coding sequence ATGAGCGACCACAAGCAAGACAACACCACGGATTTCGGCTACCAGCAGGTGCCGGTCGAAGACAAGGCCAAACGGGTAGCCGACGTATTCCACTCGGTCGCCACCAAGTACGACATCATGAACGACCTGATGTCCGGCGGCGTGCACCGGCTGTGGAAGCGCCTGACCATCGAGCAGAGCGGCGTGCGTGCCGGCCACCGCGTGCTGGATATCGCCGGCGGCACCGGCGACCTGACACTGCGTTTTTCCCGCCTGGTGGGGGCCCAGGGCAAGGTCGTGCTGGCGGACATCAACGATTCCATGCTCAAGGTCGGCCGTGACAAGCTGCTCGATCGCGGCGCAGCCGGCAACATCGAGTTTGTGCAGGCCAACGCCGAAGCCCTGCCGTTTCCCGACAACTATTTCGATGTCATTACCATCGCCTTCGGTCTGCGCAATGTCACCGACAAGGACGCGGCCCTGAGATCCATGGCCCGGGTACTCAAGCCCGGTGGCAAGGTCATGGTGCTGGAGTTCTCCAAAACCGACAATCCCGCCCTGACCAAGCTGTACGATTTCTACTCGTTCAACATCCTGCCCAAAATGGGTCAGGCGATTGCAGGGGACGCCGAAAGCTACCGTTACCTCGCCGAATCCATCCGCATGCACCCGGATCAGGAAACCCTCAAGGGCATGATGGAAGCTGCGGGGCTGGTGCAGTGCAAGTACCAGAACATGACCGGCGGTGTCGTTGCGCTACATACCGGCATCAAGCCCTGA
- a CDS encoding ubiquinone biosynthesis accessory factor UbiJ yields the protein MALDMLNATLVTLVEQGLNSLLSRDPVTLRALGRLGGRVIALQISSPVAMTLYLIPNNEGLQLQQHYGAQADAVIAGSASALLRLVSSDDKAAALFGKGVTISGDSALANRLQAILADTDIDWEGLLADQIGDLPAYQAARFLRQQGSYWRQSGRSLSHNLGEYLQEEARLLPPRAELEGFMADVDRLRQRSDRLEARLQRILHRLDPND from the coding sequence ATGGCGCTAGACATGCTCAATGCCACCCTGGTGACTCTGGTCGAACAGGGCCTCAACAGTCTGCTCAGCCGTGACCCGGTGACCCTGCGGGCACTGGGTCGGCTCGGTGGCCGCGTGATCGCCCTGCAGATCAGCTCCCCGGTAGCCATGACGCTGTATCTGATTCCCAACAACGAGGGCCTGCAGCTGCAGCAGCATTACGGGGCACAAGCCGATGCAGTGATAGCCGGCAGCGCCAGTGCACTGCTGCGCCTGGTGAGCAGCGATGACAAGGCCGCCGCGCTCTTTGGCAAGGGCGTAACCATCAGCGGTGACAGCGCGCTTGCCAACCGCTTGCAGGCGATTCTCGCCGACACCGATATCGACTGGGAAGGTCTGCTGGCCGACCAGATCGGTGACCTGCCGGCCTACCAGGCGGCGCGTTTCCTGCGCCAGCAGGGCAGCTATTGGCGCCAGAGCGGCCGCAGCCTGAGCCACAACCTGGGTGAATACCTGCAGGAAGAAGCCCGCCTGCTACCACCAAGGGCCGAGCTCGAAGGCTTTATGGCCGATGTGGACAGGCTGCGCCAGCGCAGCGACCGGCTGGAAGCGCGCCTGCAACGCATTCTGCACCGGCTCGACCCGAACGACTGA
- a CDS encoding CopD family protein has translation MLWVKTFHILAMTSWMAGIFYLPRIFVHFVEGRAAGQDVTRLQIMARKLYGFMTVMAVFTLGLGFWLWLGYGFSGAWLHAKLLFVALLIGYHGWCRVYLRRMAAGALGQSGRYFRLFNELPLLLFVPILILVVVKPF, from the coding sequence ATGCTGTGGGTCAAGACCTTTCATATCCTGGCGATGACCAGCTGGATGGCGGGGATTTTTTATCTGCCGCGCATCTTTGTGCATTTTGTCGAGGGGCGTGCCGCAGGGCAGGACGTGACGCGGCTGCAGATCATGGCGCGCAAGCTGTACGGCTTCATGACGGTGATGGCGGTTTTTACCCTGGGGCTGGGGTTCTGGCTCTGGCTGGGGTATGGCTTTAGTGGCGCCTGGCTGCATGCCAAGCTGCTGTTCGTGGCGTTGCTGATCGGGTATCACGGCTGGTGCCGGGTCTACCTGCGGCGGATGGCGGCAGGGGCCCTGGGGCAGAGCGGCCGCTACTTCCGGCTGTTCAACGAGCTGCCGCTGCTGCTGTTCGTACCGATCCTGATTCTGGTGGTGGTCAAGCCGTTCTGA
- a CDS encoding pirin family protein — protein MSLRTLERRSRAMPTSDGAGVRLNRVIGTPNLRNLDPFLMLDEFKSDSPDDYIAGFPSHPHRGFETVTYMLAGRMEHRDHLDNVGLLQTGGAQWMTAGRGIIHSEMPQQEAGLMWGFQLWINLPAAEKMNPARYQDLLPGDITEATDAQGILRRVVAGDSLGAIGPVSGIGVDPLMVDIRMPAKTTLTHPVQPGHRAFVYAYRGQVQLGDQTLDAGELGILGDGDAVALQALEDSALMLLAARPIGEPIVQYGPFVMNTEDEIEQALQDYRDNRLTG, from the coding sequence ATGAGCCTACGCACGCTTGAACGTCGCAGCCGCGCCATGCCGACATCCGATGGCGCCGGTGTGCGCCTGAACCGCGTTATCGGAACGCCAAACCTGCGCAACCTGGACCCCTTCCTGATGCTGGACGAGTTCAAGTCCGACAGTCCGGACGACTATATCGCCGGTTTTCCGTCCCACCCGCACCGCGGTTTTGAAACCGTGACCTACATGCTGGCAGGACGCATGGAGCACCGTGACCACCTGGACAACGTCGGCCTGCTGCAGACCGGCGGTGCCCAGTGGATGACCGCAGGACGCGGCATTATCCATTCCGAAATGCCGCAGCAGGAAGCCGGTCTGATGTGGGGCTTCCAGCTGTGGATAAACCTGCCCGCGGCCGAGAAAATGAACCCCGCCCGCTACCAGGACCTGCTGCCCGGCGACATCACCGAAGCCACGGACGCGCAGGGCATCCTGCGCCGCGTTGTCGCCGGTGATTCCCTGGGCGCCATCGGCCCGGTGAGCGGCATCGGCGTCGACCCGCTGATGGTGGACATCCGCATGCCCGCCAAAACCACACTGACACACCCGGTTCAGCCCGGGCACCGCGCCTTCGTCTATGCCTACCGGGGCCAGGTTCAGCTGGGCGACCAGACCCTCGACGCCGGCGAGCTGGGCATCCTCGGCGATGGTGACGCCGTGGCCCTGCAGGCCCTGGAAGACAGTGCCCTGATGCTGCTGGCGGCCCGCCCGATCGGCGAGCCCATCGTGCAGTACGGGCCTTTCGTCATGAACACCGAGGACGAAATCGAACAGGCGCTGCAGGATTACCGCGACAACCGCCTGACCGGCTGA
- a CDS encoding di-heme-cytochrome C peroxidase — protein MSALRIVLICSTLFFGACSALPPFEPVERVVWLDQGPAWNSDSRDWYHHASQGTSTLPIPFEWFMALEQPGINPFGEGKLVSDPAYLGRVGFIQSDISRFNQSGLPVGFAVDYGVTSPVDGRQYNAIGFTCAACHTGQMTYQGTSIRYDGGPAMTDITRLTNVLFLAMFENNYSKLRFNRFAARVLGDRNTAANRTQLKKDFSKTLMELIDMQLATIEAQEQQVIMRDIEAGTESHTLKDIAKTVKANLKNVEGFTRLDALNRIGNQVFALDANRPQNFVPVNAPVNYPHIWTSSWFEWVQYDGSIMQPMVRNAGEALGVAALVNLDPGPARFESSVRVKTLHRIEQQLAGRAAPFEHKSFSGLRAPKWPEDILPAIDRDLANDGAALYQQLCQGCHLPPVQSDAFWSEKYWATKNSAGERLLRLKIIPLDEIGTDPMQSRVLAERTVDTRGLGIDTGVYQGQNCTPLRVTEAPDASFAFSLGALVQETTDYWYRQHGIGAAEQEQLNGNRPNCLQAGAGYKARPLNGIWATAPFLHNGSVPNLYALLSPVAERPVTFSLGQREFDPVKVGYRSGSDSSVSTLDTRQPGNLNTGHEFSDGTAAGRIGPALSEAQRYALIEYLKTL, from the coding sequence ATGTCTGCCCTGCGAATCGTACTCATCTGCTCCACCCTATTCTTCGGCGCCTGCAGCGCCCTGCCACCCTTCGAGCCGGTCGAGCGGGTCGTCTGGCTGGACCAGGGCCCGGCCTGGAACAGCGACAGCCGCGACTGGTACCACCACGCCAGCCAGGGCACCTCCACCCTGCCCATTCCGTTTGAATGGTTCATGGCGCTGGAGCAACCCGGCATCAACCCCTTCGGCGAGGGCAAGCTGGTGTCCGACCCGGCCTACCTGGGCCGGGTCGGCTTTATCCAGAGTGATATCAGCCGCTTCAACCAGAGCGGCCTGCCGGTGGGCTTTGCCGTCGACTATGGCGTCACCAGCCCGGTGGATGGCCGCCAGTACAATGCCATCGGTTTTACCTGCGCAGCCTGCCATACCGGCCAGATGACCTACCAGGGCACCTCGATTCGCTACGATGGCGGCCCGGCCATGACGGATATCACCCGCCTGACCAACGTGCTCTTTCTGGCCATGTTCGAGAACAACTACAGCAAGCTGCGCTTTAATCGCTTCGCCGCCCGCGTACTCGGGGATCGCAACACCGCCGCCAACCGCACACAACTGAAGAAGGACTTCTCCAAAACCCTGATGGAGCTGATCGACATGCAGCTGGCCACCATCGAAGCCCAGGAGCAGCAGGTTATCATGCGGGATATCGAGGCCGGCACCGAAAGCCATACCCTCAAAGACATCGCCAAGACGGTCAAGGCCAACCTGAAAAACGTGGAGGGTTTTACCCGCCTCGATGCCCTCAACCGCATTGGCAACCAGGTGTTTGCGCTGGATGCCAACCGGCCGCAGAACTTCGTGCCGGTCAACGCGCCGGTCAACTACCCCCATATCTGGACCTCGTCCTGGTTCGAGTGGGTACAGTACGATGGCTCCATCATGCAACCCATGGTGCGCAACGCCGGTGAGGCCCTGGGCGTTGCCGCACTGGTCAATCTTGACCCAGGTCCCGCCCGGTTTGAATCCAGCGTGCGGGTCAAAACCCTGCACCGCATCGAACAGCAGCTGGCGGGCCGCGCCGCCCCCTTTGAGCACAAGTCCTTCAGCGGCCTGCGCGCACCCAAATGGCCCGAGGACATCCTGCCTGCGATCGACAGGGACCTCGCTAACGATGGCGCAGCGCTTTATCAGCAACTGTGCCAGGGCTGCCACCTGCCGCCGGTACAGTCCGATGCCTTCTGGAGTGAAAAATATTGGGCCACTAAAAACAGCGCCGGCGAACGCCTGCTGCGCCTCAAGATCATACCGCTGGACGAAATAGGCACAGACCCCATGCAGTCCCGGGTACTGGCCGAGCGCACCGTGGATACCCGGGGCCTGGGGATCGATACCGGGGTTTACCAGGGCCAGAACTGCACGCCGCTGCGCGTCACCGAAGCGCCGGATGCCTCCTTCGCCTTCTCCCTCGGCGCGCTGGTCCAGGAAACCACCGATTACTGGTACCGCCAGCACGGTATTGGCGCGGCCGAGCAGGAGCAACTCAACGGCAACAGGCCCAACTGCCTGCAGGCCGGTGCCGGTTACAAGGCGCGCCCGCTGAACGGAATCTGGGCGACGGCGCCCTTCCTGCACAACGGCTCGGTCCCCAACCTCTATGCGCTGCTGTCCCCCGTTGCCGAGCGCCCGGTCACCTTCTCGCTGGGTCAGCGCGAATTCGACCCCGTCAAGGTCGGCTACCGGAGCGGGTCCGACAGCAGCGTATCCACCCTGGATACGCGCCAGCCGGGCAACCTGAACACCGGACACGAGTTCAGCGACGGCACGGCGGCCGGCAGAATAGGCCCCGCCCTCAGCGAAGCCCAGCGCTATGCCCTGATCGAGTACCTGAAAACGCTCTGA
- a CDS encoding SDR family NAD(P)-dependent oxidoreductase, with the protein MATALVAGATRGIGQGFVRALLQRDWNVYASYRDFAGAGTLNALTAAFPGQLHLLQLDLADEPSIVAAVAILRQHLDEPLELALCCAGLLHEGGQLPEKSLAQLSADWLQRSMAVNALGPLLLLKHLHPLLVQHTASQFAVVSARVGSISENQLGGWYSYRASKAALNMLMKTAAIEMTRRFPHMQLLCLHPGTTSTDLSEPFSKRVAPEKLFTVERSVRQLLKVLDDARNGPSGRFLSWDGSEVPW; encoded by the coding sequence ATGGCGACTGCATTGGTGGCCGGGGCCACCCGGGGGATCGGGCAGGGGTTCGTGCGGGCACTGTTGCAGCGTGACTGGAATGTCTATGCCAGCTACCGGGATTTCGCCGGTGCCGGCACACTGAATGCGCTGACCGCCGCCTTCCCGGGGCAGCTGCACCTGCTGCAGCTGGATCTGGCGGACGAGCCGAGCATCGTTGCCGCCGTTGCCATACTGCGGCAGCACCTGGACGAGCCGCTTGAGCTGGCGCTGTGCTGTGCAGGCCTGTTGCACGAGGGAGGGCAGCTGCCGGAGAAAAGCCTGGCCCAGCTGTCCGCGGACTGGCTGCAGCGCTCCATGGCGGTCAACGCGCTGGGGCCTTTGCTGTTGCTGAAACACCTGCATCCTCTGCTGGTGCAGCATACCGCCAGCCAGTTTGCGGTGGTTTCGGCGCGGGTGGGCAGTATCAGCGAGAACCAGCTCGGTGGCTGGTACAGCTACCGGGCGTCCAAGGCGGCACTGAACATGCTGATGAAAACCGCCGCCATCGAAATGACGCGCCGCTTTCCCCACATGCAGCTGCTGTGCCTGCACCCGGGCACCACCTCTACCGACCTGTCCGAACCCTTCAGCAAAAGGGTAGCCCCCGAAAAGCTGTTTACCGTCGAGCGTTCGGTGCGCCAGTTGCTGAAGGTACTGGATGACGCCCGCAATGGCCCCAGCGGGCGTTTTCTGAGCTGGGATGGTAGCGAGGTGCCCTGGTAG
- a CDS encoding fumarylacetoacetate hydrolase family protein: MKYLHRFTDGTAVDLPLGKVVCVGRNYADHAAELNNPIPTVPMLFIKPASSVLPMAEPFAIPADQGRVHFETEMSILLGSRLCKAGESEAARAIAGIGLALDLTLRDLQDELKRQGHPWEKAKGFDGACPLSTFVTPDQVGNLQDVQIRLRVNGETRQDGNSRFMLNPVLPLLSYISQYFTLEPGDVVLTGTPAGVGPIRSGDLLEVELAGLLQVDTAVL, encoded by the coding sequence ATGAAATACCTGCACCGCTTTACTGATGGCACGGCGGTAGATCTGCCGCTGGGCAAGGTCGTCTGTGTCGGGCGCAACTATGCCGACCATGCCGCCGAACTGAATAACCCCATCCCCACGGTACCGATGCTGTTTATCAAGCCCGCCAGTTCGGTGCTGCCCATGGCAGAGCCGTTTGCCATTCCGGCGGACCAGGGGCGGGTGCATTTCGAAACCGAGATGTCGATCCTGCTTGGCAGCCGGTTGTGCAAGGCCGGCGAGAGCGAGGCGGCCCGGGCGATTGCCGGTATCGGCCTGGCGCTGGACCTGACGCTGCGTGACCTGCAGGATGAGCTCAAGCGCCAGGGGCACCCTTGGGAGAAGGCCAAGGGCTTTGACGGTGCCTGCCCGCTCTCGACCTTTGTCACACCGGACCAGGTGGGCAATCTGCAGGATGTGCAGATCCGGCTGCGGGTCAACGGCGAAACCCGCCAGGACGGCAACAGTCGCTTTATGCTCAACCCGGTGTTGCCGCTACTGAGCTACATCTCGCAGTACTTTACCCTGGAACCCGGCGACGTCGTGCTGACCGGCACGCCGGCAGGCGTGGGGCCGATCCGCTCCGGTGACCTGCTCGAGGTTGAGCTTGCAGGTTTGCTGCAGGTCGACACGGCGGTGCTTTAA
- a CDS encoding MFS transporter, translating into MIEAGSKAFWRATLALCLGSVMIFANVYVTQPLLPMIAESFGISPLQAGWSFTVTTLTLGLSLLFYGPLSDALGRRALILFSMGGAALTTLALSQADSYAMLLGLRALQGFFLGGLPAIAIAYMGDEFDRKALLLAVGFYISGNTLGGVGGRLVGGFVGDSHGWPQAFLVMAGISLVLLAVVAWLLPASSGFSPRVLRPRLMLRDLQGHLRNPLLLGAYLVGGLNFFIFINQYSYATFMLAEAPYGLSAKFLGLLFLTYLSGTVGSALSGRVAQRLSQPVCLMIGIALLMLGSVVTLIPSLPAIVTGFLINSFGFFFAHSTASSWVSRHALQARASASSLYLLFYYLGASSGGFYLAPFWQSHGWGGVIVASQLVFCLTLWISFLLLRAERRQPVIA; encoded by the coding sequence ATGATTGAAGCGGGCAGCAAGGCATTCTGGCGGGCGACCCTGGCACTTTGCCTGGGGTCGGTAATGATTTTTGCCAACGTCTATGTAACGCAGCCGCTGTTGCCGATGATTGCCGAGTCCTTTGGCATCTCGCCGCTGCAGGCCGGCTGGAGCTTTACCGTCACTACCCTGACTCTGGGGCTGTCGCTGCTGTTTTATGGTCCTTTGTCCGATGCGCTGGGGCGACGCGCTCTAATCCTGTTCAGTATGGGGGGCGCGGCCCTGACGACCCTGGCGCTGTCGCAGGCGGACAGCTACGCCATGCTGCTGGGGCTGCGGGCCTTGCAGGGCTTTTTCCTGGGAGGACTGCCCGCGATTGCCATTGCCTATATGGGGGATGAATTTGACCGCAAGGCCCTGCTGCTGGCGGTGGGCTTCTATATCAGCGGCAATACGCTGGGCGGTGTGGGTGGGCGCCTGGTGGGCGGTTTTGTCGGCGACAGCCATGGCTGGCCTCAGGCGTTTCTGGTGATGGCCGGTATCAGCCTGGTGCTGCTGGCGGTGGTGGCCTGGCTGCTGCCGGCTTCCAGTGGGTTCAGCCCGCGGGTGCTGCGCCCGCGGCTGATGCTGCGTGACCTGCAGGGGCATCTGCGCAATCCGCTGCTGCTGGGGGCCTACCTGGTAGGTGGGCTGAACTTCTTCATCTTTATCAACCAGTACAGCTACGCCACCTTCATGCTGGCGGAGGCTCCCTACGGCCTGTCGGCGAAGTTCCTCGGGCTGCTGTTTCTGACCTACCTCAGCGGCACCGTCGGCTCGGCGCTGTCCGGCCGGGTTGCGCAGCGCCTGTCGCAGCCGGTGTGCCTGATGATCGGCATTGCGCTGTTGATGCTGGGATCCGTGGTTACGCTGATACCCTCGCTGCCGGCAATCGTAACTGGCTTTCTGATCAACAGCTTTGGCTTTTTCTTCGCGCATTCCACGGCGAGCAGCTGGGTCAGTCGTCATGCTCTGCAGGCGCGGGCCAGTGCGTCGTCGCTGTACCTGCTGTTCTATTACCTGGGCGCCAGCAGCGGCGGTTTTTACCTGGCGCCTTTCTGGCAGAGTCATGGCTGGGGCGGCGTGATCGTGGCCTCCCAGCTGGTGTTCTGCCTGACCCTGTGGATAAGTTTCCTGTTGCTGCGCGCCGAGCGTCGCCAGCCGGTCATAGCCTGA
- a CDS encoding LysR family transcriptional regulator: MDIKPLRYFVEVAHHASFTRAAEVLHVAQPAVSMAIRKLEAELELTLFHRNDRKVSLTDEGQRLLQHARRILQTLDDAQLEMQELRGLTRGEVRVGIPGMLGSYYFPPILMAFRHRHPNLRLSVVEAGTGELRDMLQEGLLDLAIIVADAVPAELEASLFLRQQMMVILPEDHALARQSRISYDAFFSEELVLFQPGYFHRKAVDQIAERCGCSPNIGFETNLLPLIKSIVKQGFGISTLLAMVLRDDPDLVAVPFEEPVWLDLSIAWRRQGYLSRANRAFVDFVLAHSAAQASRQQP, from the coding sequence ATGGACATCAAACCCCTGCGCTATTTCGTTGAGGTCGCCCATCACGCCAGCTTCACCCGGGCCGCTGAAGTGCTGCATGTGGCCCAGCCCGCCGTGAGCATGGCCATTCGCAAGCTCGAAGCCGAACTGGAACTGACCCTGTTTCACCGCAACGACCGCAAGGTCAGCCTGACCGATGAAGGCCAGCGGCTGTTGCAGCATGCCAGGCGCATTCTGCAGACGCTGGATGACGCCCAGCTCGAGATGCAGGAACTGCGCGGCCTGACCCGGGGTGAAGTGCGGGTCGGCATTCCCGGCATGCTGGGGTCCTACTACTTCCCGCCGATCCTGATGGCGTTTCGACACCGCCACCCCAACCTCAGGCTATCGGTGGTCGAAGCGGGTACGGGCGAGCTGCGGGACATGCTGCAGGAGGGTCTGCTGGATCTGGCGATTATCGTCGCCGATGCGGTGCCGGCTGAGCTCGAGGCCAGCCTGTTCCTGCGCCAGCAAATGATGGTAATCCTGCCCGAGGACCACGCCCTGGCGCGGCAGTCCCGCATCAGCTATGACGCTTTTTTCAGCGAGGAGCTGGTGCTGTTCCAGCCGGGATACTTCCACCGCAAGGCTGTTGACCAGATCGCCGAGCGGTGCGGCTGCTCCCCCAATATCGGCTTTGAAACCAACCTGCTGCCGCTGATCAAGTCGATCGTAAAACAGGGCTTTGGTATCTCTACCCTGCTGGCCATGGTGCTGCGCGACGACCCGGATCTGGTGGCCGTGCCGTTTGAGGAACCCGTCTGGCTCGACCTGTCCATCGCCTGGCGCCGCCAGGGCTACCTGTCACGGGCCAACCGGGCCTTCGTCGACTTCGTCCTGGCCCATTCGGCGGCACAGGCTTCGCGCCAGCAACCCTGA
- the ppnP gene encoding pyrimidine/purine nucleoside phosphorylase, which translates to MFHVNEYFDGKVTSIGFDNSEGRATVGAMAIGEYEFGTSEKERMVVTSGELIVKLPGSDDYVSYPAGTEFNIDANQKFQLKVEQATAYLCFYG; encoded by the coding sequence ATGTTTCACGTAAATGAATACTTTGACGGCAAGGTGACATCCATCGGTTTCGATAACAGCGAAGGCCGCGCCACCGTCGGCGCCATGGCCATCGGCGAGTACGAATTCGGCACCAGCGAAAAGGAACGCATGGTTGTGACCAGCGGCGAGCTGATCGTCAAGCTGCCGGGCAGCGACGACTATGTCAGCTATCCCGCAGGTACCGAATTCAACATTGACGCCAACCAGAAATTCCAGCTCAAGGTCGAACAGGCGACCGCCTACCTCTGCTTCTACGGCTGA
- the serA gene encoding phosphoglycerate dehydrogenase encodes MSKTTSLEKSKIKILLLEGVHQSAVDTLNAQGYNSIEYVTGSLPEDELIEKIKDVHFIGIRSRTQLTAKVLSAAEKLIAVGCFCIGTNQVDLRAATELGIVVFNAPYSNTRSVAELVLAEAIILLRGVAEKNAKAHRGVWLKSATNSYEIRGKKLGIIGYGSIGSQLSVLAESLGMIVHFYDVVTKLPLGNASQIASLDELLATCDVISLHVPETGATKDMMGPAQFEKIKQGAIFINAARGTVVDIDALCGALESGRVLGAAVDVFPVEPRSNKDEFISPLRAFDNVILTPHVGGSTMEAQENIGYEVAEKLAKYSDNGSTITSVNFPEVALPAHANVHRLLHVHRNVPGILSAINTVFSENNVNISGQYLQTNDKVGYVVVDVDADYSEVALEKILEIEGTIRARRLF; translated from the coding sequence ATGAGCAAGACCACTTCTCTGGAAAAAAGCAAGATCAAAATTTTGCTGCTGGAAGGCGTCCACCAGTCGGCGGTCGATACCCTGAATGCACAAGGCTACAACAGCATTGAGTACGTTACCGGCTCCCTGCCCGAAGACGAACTGATCGAAAAGATCAAGGACGTACACTTCATCGGTATCCGCTCCCGCACCCAGTTGACCGCCAAGGTCCTGAGCGCTGCGGAGAAGCTGATCGCCGTCGGCTGTTTCTGCATCGGCACCAATCAGGTTGACCTCAGGGCCGCCACTGAGCTTGGCATCGTGGTATTCAACGCCCCCTACTCCAACACCCGCTCCGTGGCGGAACTGGTACTGGCCGAAGCCATTATCCTGCTGCGCGGCGTGGCGGAGAAAAATGCCAAGGCCCACCGTGGTGTCTGGCTGAAGTCGGCCACCAACTCCTATGAAATCCGCGGCAAGAAACTGGGCATCATCGGCTACGGCAGCATCGGCTCACAGCTGAGCGTGCTGGCCGAATCCCTGGGCATGATCGTGCACTTCTACGACGTTGTGACCAAGTTGCCACTGGGCAACGCCAGTCAGATCGCCTCCCTGGACGAACTGCTGGCCACCTGCGACGTGATTTCGCTGCACGTGCCGGAAACCGGTGCCACCAAGGACATGATGGGCCCGGCGCAGTTCGAGAAGATCAAGCAGGGCGCGATCTTCATCAACGCCGCCCGCGGTACCGTGGTCGATATCGATGCGTTGTGCGGCGCGCTGGAAAGCGGCCGTGTACTGGGGGCCGCCGTGGACGTATTCCCGGTGGAACCGCGCAGCAACAAGGACGAATTCATTTCGCCGCTGCGCGCCTTCGACAACGTCATCCTGACGCCCCATGTCGGCGGCTCCACCATGGAAGCCCAGGAAAACATCGGCTACGAAGTGGCGGAAAAGCTGGCGAAATACAGCGACAACGGCTCGACCATCACCTCCGTCAACTTCCCGGAAGTGGCCCTGCCGGCACACGCCAATGTCCACCGCCTGTTGCACGTACACCGCAACGTTCCCGGCATCCTCAGCGCCATCAACACCGTGTTCTCCGAGAACAACGTCAACATCTCGGGCCAGTACCTGCAAACCAACGACAAGGTCGGTTATGTGGTGGTGGACGTGGATGCCGATTACTCGGAAGTGGCGCTGGAGAAGATCCTCGAGATCGAAGGCACCATTCGCGCCCGGCGTCTGTTCTGA
- a CDS encoding alpha/beta hydrolase, whose product MKVIDPRQIRDGLDAFEPNDITLCTGQLQAYMDHYGLAGLAADTQHSIGREPVDGLDLVVQQFRPAGPVRGTAVLLHGYTDHAGLYRHLIGYLLQRHWNVLIYDLPGHGLSEGPALGIDHFSTYARQLSALLQRHGDCLPAPWVLLGQSTGAAIVLEQQRGGDPVAAKVAGRIYLAPLIRPVMMDVIVRKYRWFGRFLRQVKRIYSDNSGDASFVRFVREYDPLQHSRVAVSWVRAMLEWVKQIESSGTLAGTPLLLQGDEDGTVDWRHNMAVLQRLYPALQPVLLAGARHHLVNETPALRRQLFAHIGDYLQRIEADARQEEAP is encoded by the coding sequence ATGAAGGTCATTGATCCTCGACAAATCCGCGACGGGCTTGATGCGTTCGAGCCCAACGATATCACGCTTTGTACCGGGCAGCTGCAGGCATATATGGATCATTACGGCCTTGCCGGGCTGGCAGCCGATACGCAGCACAGTATCGGGCGGGAGCCTGTTGATGGTCTGGATCTGGTGGTGCAGCAGTTTCGCCCGGCGGGGCCTGTTCGTGGCACGGCAGTGTTGCTGCACGGCTACACCGATCACGCCGGCCTCTACCGGCACCTGATCGGCTATCTGTTGCAGCGACACTGGAACGTGCTGATTTATGATCTGCCGGGTCATGGCCTGTCCGAAGGGCCGGCGCTGGGCATCGATCATTTCTCGACCTATGCCCGGCAGTTGAGCGCGTTGCTGCAACGCCACGGCGACTGCCTGCCGGCTCCCTGGGTACTGCTGGGGCAGAGCACCGGCGCCGCCATCGTTTTGGAACAGCAGCGCGGCGGTGATCCCGTGGCCGCGAAGGTGGCGGGGCGTATCTACCTGGCGCCGCTGATCCGGCCGGTGATGATGGATGTGATCGTGCGCAAGTATCGCTGGTTCGGACGCTTTCTCAGGCAGGTCAAGCGTATCTATTCGGACAACTCCGGTGATGCCTCCTTTGTGCGCTTTGTGCGTGAGTACGATCCGCTGCAGCACAGCCGCGTGGCGGTGAGCTGGGTTCGCGCCATGCTGGAGTGGGTCAAGCAGATCGAGTCCAGCGGGACCCTGGCGGGTACACCGCTGCTGTTGCAGGGGGATGAGGATGGCACCGTGGACTGGCGCCACAACATGGCGGTGTTGCAGCGACTCTACCCGGCGCTGCAGCCGGTGCTGCTTGCCGGCGCCCGCCACCACCTGGTGAACGAAACGCCGGCACTGCGTCGCCAGCTGTTTGCCCACATCGGCGACTATCTGCAGCGTATCGAGGCGGATGCCCGGCAGGAGGAGGCGCCCTGA